The following coding sequences are from one Beggiatoa alba B18LD window:
- a CDS encoding MerR family transcriptional regulator translates to MSTQHFSISQLANEFNVTTRTIRFYEAEGLLLPRRQGQTRVYTNRERVRLKLILRGKRLGLSLREIREVLQIYDLEKDEVKQLHAFVEKIRNRRAILEQQQHDIEILLSELDKVEKQCLTALANNPHLAAE, encoded by the coding sequence ATGAGTACACAACATTTCTCTATCAGCCAGTTAGCGAATGAATTTAATGTGACGACGCGCACAATTCGTTTTTATGAAGCGGAAGGGTTGTTATTACCGCGTCGTCAGGGACAAACACGTGTTTATACAAATCGGGAGCGTGTCCGTTTAAAACTCATTTTGCGTGGCAAACGCTTAGGCTTAAGTTTGCGGGAAATCCGTGAAGTTTTACAAATTTATGATTTAGAAAAAGACGAAGTCAAGCAATTACATGCGTTTGTCGAGAAAATTCGCAATCGACGAGCCATTTTAGAACAGCAACAGCATGATATTGAAATCTTATTATCAGAATTAGATAAGGTGGAAAAGCAATGTTTAACCGCATTAGCCAATAATCCCCATTTAGCAGCAGAATGA
- a CDS encoding sortase domain-containing protein, which translates to MRIYLGWGSTLIGLLVGFSVWQVSQQYMTYPQAWLTQGLMQTAWARTQASGRYVKPWPWAETWPLARLSIPQLNFEQIVLAKASNDTLALGHLSSTVLPGEAGNSVISVYHRNYARYMQALKNSDELVLEAPQNGQWRYRVSAIYVVDKTDTRFLAPSMHRRLTIISCYACSNGQDNLRHVVVADEIEKRMTASAF; encoded by the coding sequence ATGAGAATCTATTTAGGATGGGGTAGTACGCTTATTGGTTTGTTAGTGGGGTTTAGTGTATGGCAGGTTAGCCAACAGTACATGACTTATCCACAGGCATGGCTCACACAGGGATTAATGCAAACCGCATGGGCGCGTACTCAAGCAAGCGGACGTTATGTCAAACCTTGGCCATGGGCTGAAACGTGGCCATTAGCTCGTTTGTCTATTCCTCAGTTAAATTTCGAGCAAATTGTCTTAGCAAAAGCGTCCAATGATACGTTAGCTTTAGGACATTTAAGTAGCACTGTGTTACCCGGTGAAGCAGGTAACAGCGTCATCAGTGTTTATCATCGCAATTATGCACGCTACATGCAGGCGTTAAAAAATAGCGATGAGTTAGTTTTAGAAGCCCCACAAAATGGACAATGGCGTTATCGCGTTTCTGCTATTTACGTTGTAGATAAAACCGATACCCGTTTTCTTGCGCCGAGTATGCACCGCCGTTTAACGATTATTAGTTGTTATGCATGTAGTAATGGACAAGATAATTTACGTCATGTTGTGGTTGCCGATGAAATTGAAAAGCGCATGACCGCAAGCGCATTCTAA
- a CDS encoding electron transfer flavoprotein-ubiquinone oxidoreductase, with product MERDVMEYDVVIVGAGASGLSAAIRLKQLSAEKNHELTVCVIEKGSEVGAHILSGAVLEPHTLNELIPDWREKNAPLNTPATDDSFIFLTEQKSFKFPITPPQMHNEGNYIISLGNFCRWLAQEAESLGVDIIPGFAAAQVLYHEDGSVKGVITGDMGVNKEGEPTSHFAAGTEIHAQQTIFAEGCRGSLTKILFERFNLRQGVDPQTYGIGIKELWEIEPAKHKAGTIMHTIGWPLDSQTYGGSFLYHLENNQVAVGFVVGLDYQNPYLSPYEEFQRYKTHPVIRSLFEGGRRVAYGARALSEGGFQSIPKLTFQGGLLIGDTAGFLNVPKVKGTHTAMKSGMIAAEAVFTHLQAGKASEEVADYRQRLEQSWLWDELYTVRNIRPSFQWGLWGGLFYSALDTYILRGRAPWTLHHHEDHSALKKAGECRKIEYPKPDGKISFDRLSSVFISNTNHEENQPCHLQLKDLRVPIETNLALYDAPEQRYCPAGVYEIIAEGNTPRLQINAQNCVHCKTCDIKDPSQNINWTVPEGGGGPNYPNM from the coding sequence ATGGAACGCGATGTGATGGAGTACGATGTCGTTATCGTCGGTGCTGGTGCATCTGGTTTGTCTGCGGCAATTCGTTTAAAGCAGTTGAGCGCGGAAAAAAATCATGAGTTAACTGTTTGTGTGATTGAGAAAGGTTCAGAAGTTGGAGCGCATATTTTATCGGGGGCAGTGTTAGAGCCACATACATTAAATGAGTTAATCCCTGATTGGCGTGAGAAAAACGCGCCGTTAAATACGCCTGCAACGGATGACAGTTTTATCTTTTTAACCGAGCAGAAATCCTTTAAATTCCCAATAACGCCACCTCAAATGCACAACGAGGGAAATTATATTATTAGTTTAGGAAATTTCTGTCGTTGGTTAGCGCAAGAAGCGGAAAGTTTGGGCGTGGATATTATTCCTGGTTTTGCGGCGGCGCAGGTGTTATATCATGAAGATGGCAGTGTGAAAGGCGTGATAACAGGCGATATGGGGGTGAATAAAGAGGGAGAACCCACCAGCCATTTTGCCGCAGGCACTGAAATCCATGCCCAACAAACGATTTTTGCTGAAGGTTGTCGGGGGTCTTTAACGAAAATTTTGTTCGAACGCTTTAATTTACGTCAAGGCGTGGACCCGCAAACTTATGGGATAGGCATTAAAGAATTATGGGAAATTGAACCCGCCAAGCATAAAGCAGGGACGATTATGCACACCATTGGCTGGCCATTGGATTCCCAAACTTATGGTGGTTCTTTCCTTTATCATTTGGAAAATAATCAAGTTGCTGTCGGTTTTGTCGTTGGTTTGGATTATCAAAATCCTTACCTAAGCCCCTATGAAGAGTTTCAACGTTATAAAACTCATCCTGTAATTCGTTCCCTGTTTGAAGGCGGACGGCGGGTTGCTTATGGGGCGCGTGCCTTGAGTGAAGGTGGTTTTCAATCAATTCCCAAATTAACGTTTCAGGGCGGTTTATTGATTGGCGACACTGCGGGCTTTTTAAATGTGCCTAAAGTTAAGGGCACGCATACGGCAATGAAGTCAGGCATGATTGCGGCAGAAGCGGTTTTTACGCATTTACAAGCGGGCAAAGCGAGCGAGGAAGTCGCGGACTATCGCCAACGTTTAGAACAAAGCTGGCTATGGGATGAACTTTATACAGTACGGAATATTCGCCCGTCGTTTCAATGGGGTTTATGGGGTGGCTTGTTCTATTCTGCGCTGGATACCTACATATTGCGGGGGCGTGCGCCGTGGACATTGCATCATCATGAAGACCACAGTGCATTAAAGAAAGCGGGGGAATGTCGAAAAATTGAATATCCTAAACCTGATGGAAAAATCAGTTTTGACCGCTTGTCATCGGTGTTTATTTCTAACACCAATCATGAAGAAAATCAGCCTTGTCATTTACAGCTCAAAGACTTACGGGTTCCAATAGAAACCAATTTAGCCTTGTATGACGCGCCTGAGCAACGCTATTGTCCTGCGGGGGTTTATGAAATCATCGCAGAAGGCAATACGCCACGCTTACAAATCAATGCGCAAAACTGTGTACACTGTAAAACCTGTGATATTAAAGACCCCAGTCAAAATATTAACTGGACAGTGCCTGAAGGCGGTGGTGGTCCTAACTATCCGAATATGTAA
- a CDS encoding TRAP transporter substrate-binding protein, whose amino-acid sequence MRIFIHSLILFCCTLLLSNVQAEPIKIKFSHVVAETTPKGIGANLFKKLVEERLAGKVVVEIYPNSQLYGDEKEMEALLLGDVQILAPSLAKFGKYTDKIQLFDLPFLFDDLAAVDRFQASEKGLELLHAVEKKGYYGLAFWHNGMKQFSANKPLRVPADAKGLKFRIQQSKVLEAQFKALGASPEKLAFAEVYNALATGIVDGAENPWANIYSKKFHEVQKYFSETNHGVLDYMVVTNTAFWKKLPDDVRTELEKILAEVTIEVNKIAFEQEMTDRQKVIDSGKTQVIQLTPEELAQWRTAMLPVWKQFEDAIGKDLIDAALAANKKP is encoded by the coding sequence ATGCGTATTTTTATACACAGTCTAATCCTTTTTTGTTGTACCTTGTTGCTTAGTAATGTTCAAGCAGAACCCATTAAAATCAAATTTTCTCATGTCGTTGCGGAAACAACCCCAAAAGGGATTGGCGCGAATTTATTTAAAAAATTGGTGGAAGAGCGTTTAGCGGGAAAAGTGGTTGTAGAGATTTATCCAAACTCTCAACTATACGGCGATGAAAAAGAAATGGAGGCGTTGCTACTAGGAGATGTACAAATCCTTGCTCCTTCTTTAGCAAAGTTTGGTAAATACACCGATAAAATTCAATTGTTCGATTTACCTTTCTTATTTGATGATTTAGCTGCCGTTGACCGTTTCCAAGCCAGTGAAAAAGGTCTGGAATTATTACACGCTGTCGAGAAAAAGGGCTATTACGGTTTAGCCTTTTGGCATAACGGCATGAAGCAATTTTCTGCCAATAAACCCTTACGTGTTCCAGCCGATGCAAAAGGCTTAAAATTCCGTATTCAACAATCTAAAGTGTTGGAAGCACAATTTAAAGCACTAGGCGCAAGCCCTGAAAAATTAGCGTTTGCCGAAGTTTACAATGCGTTAGCAACAGGCATTGTTGATGGGGCAGAAAATCCTTGGGCAAATATCTATTCTAAAAAATTCCATGAAGTGCAAAAGTATTTTTCTGAAACCAATCACGGGGTTTTAGATTATATGGTGGTAACAAACACCGCTTTCTGGAAAAAATTACCTGATGATGTTCGCACTGAGTTAGAAAAAATTCTGGCAGAAGTCACTATCGAAGTGAATAAAATCGCTTTTGAACAAGAAATGACTGACCGTCAAAAGGTTATTGATTCAGGTAAAACTCAAGTAATACAACTCACCCCCGAAGAGTTAGCTCAATGGCGGACAGCCATGTTGCCTGTATGGAAGCAATTTGAGGATGCGATTGGTAAAGATTTAATCGATGCAGCATTAGCGGCAAATAAAAAACCGTAG
- a CDS encoding TRAP transporter small permease, whose product MWFLSALYNRLEEWFIALLLASMTLVTFANVVARYVFNSGFVWALELTTSLFAWLVLFGMSYGVRVNAHIGIDAIVKLFPPLGQRIIGLLAILCCLIYCGILGVGAWNYLDIMYTLGNESEDLPIQQWVIYLILPLGFLLLFARFLQVGVKLLIGSQVQMLADEAADALKQFQVDDAETVIKTKSETDTTKADGH is encoded by the coding sequence ATGTGGTTTTTATCTGCATTGTATAACCGTTTAGAAGAATGGTTTATTGCACTTTTATTAGCCAGTATGACATTGGTTACATTTGCAAATGTGGTTGCACGTTATGTTTTTAACAGTGGTTTTGTCTGGGCGTTGGAATTAACCACGAGTTTATTTGCATGGTTAGTCCTGTTTGGGATGTCTTACGGAGTGCGGGTTAATGCACATATTGGCATTGATGCGATTGTGAAATTATTTCCGCCCTTGGGTCAGCGTATTATCGGACTGCTCGCCATTCTGTGCTGCTTGATTTATTGCGGTATTTTAGGTGTCGGTGCTTGGAATTACCTAGATATTATGTACACCTTGGGCAATGAATCTGAGGATTTGCCAATACAACAATGGGTTATCTATCTTATTTTACCTTTAGGCTTTTTATTGCTATTCGCGCGGTTTTTACAAGTAGGGGTAAAGCTCTTAATTGGTTCACAGGTGCAGATGTTAGCGGATGAGGCAGCAGATGCGTTGAAGCAGTTTCAAGTGGATGATGCCGAGACAGTTATTAAGACAAAATCTGAAACCGATACGACTAAAGCGGATGGGCACTAA
- a CDS encoding LON peptidase substrate-binding domain-containing protein, with amino-acid sequence MSPLTIPLFPLHTVLFPGGVLPLRIFEVRYLDMVSHCLKSNSPFGICLIREGSEVGTAATTHEVGTLATIIDWDQRQDGLLGIDVQGGQRFRLLSHRVQSNQLIEANVEPILDEPAIKIPEEYQYLAELLAQFIEQVGKPYCNMPTHYESANWVGQRLAELLPMVHAQKQYLLELNDSIQRLDTIEHVLKTLNVRS; translated from the coding sequence ATGAGTCCTTTAACAATTCCCTTATTTCCCCTGCACACTGTTTTATTTCCAGGGGGGGTTTTACCATTACGTATTTTTGAAGTACGTTATTTAGACATGGTTAGCCATTGTTTAAAAAGCAACTCTCCATTTGGTATCTGCCTAATTCGTGAAGGTAGCGAGGTAGGCACAGCGGCTACAACGCATGAAGTAGGCACGTTAGCGACAATTATCGATTGGGATCAACGTCAAGATGGCTTATTAGGCATAGATGTACAAGGTGGGCAACGTTTCCGCTTACTCTCCCATCGTGTGCAGTCAAATCAATTAATTGAGGCTAATGTCGAACCGATACTAGATGAACCTGCCATTAAAATACCAGAAGAATATCAATATTTAGCTGAGTTACTTGCACAATTTATTGAACAAGTTGGCAAACCCTACTGTAATATGCCGACACATTATGAAAGTGCAAACTGGGTCGGACAACGCCTTGCAGAATTATTGCCGATGGTTCATGCGCAAAAACAATATTTATTAGAATTAAACGATTCTATTCAACGTTTAGACACCATCGAGCATGTGCTCAAAACACTAAACGTCCGTTCTTAA
- the pdsR gene encoding proteobacterial dedicated sortase system response regulator has protein sequence MGRRIAIVEDEPAIRENYAAVLRRQGYEVNTYSTRREALQAFRMRLPELVLLDIMLEDEVEGGFDLCRELRGLSHYLPIIFLTARDSEFDMVSGLRLGADDYLTKDISMPHLLARIAALFRRVEALATPPSAENVIERGSLRIDPHRLTVMWRNVPVDLTLTEFWIVHALARFPGYVRQREQLMQEANVNVDDSTITSHIKRIRKKFAAVDSKFVAIETVYGMGYRWNIDNELITR, from the coding sequence ATGGGGCGGCGTATCGCTATCGTTGAAGATGAACCAGCCATTCGTGAAAATTATGCAGCCGTCTTGAGAAGACAAGGCTATGAAGTTAATACGTATTCAACGCGACGTGAAGCATTACAAGCTTTTCGGATGCGACTTCCTGAACTTGTTTTGCTCGATATTATGCTAGAAGACGAGGTGGAAGGCGGTTTTGATTTATGTCGAGAATTACGGGGATTGTCTCATTATTTACCTATCATTTTTCTGACAGCACGCGATAGCGAATTCGACATGGTGTCAGGTCTGCGACTCGGGGCGGATGATTATTTGACAAAAGATATCAGTATGCCTCATTTATTAGCACGGATTGCCGCACTATTTCGCCGTGTAGAAGCCCTTGCAACCCCGCCATCTGCTGAAAATGTTATAGAACGCGGTTCACTCCGCATAGACCCGCATCGTTTAACGGTTATGTGGCGTAATGTGCCTGTTGATTTAACCTTGACTGAATTCTGGATAGTCCATGCACTCGCACGTTTTCCTGGTTATGTACGCCAACGTGAACAACTGATGCAAGAGGCAAATGTTAATGTTGATGACAGTACCATTACCTCGCATATTAAACGGATACGTAAAAAATTTGCGGCGGTAGATAGCAAGTTTGTTGCGATAGAAACCGTTTATGGCATGGGCTATCGCTGGAATATTGATAATGAACTAATCACACGATAA
- a CDS encoding TRAP transporter large permease, with translation MATASLFILLLLFMIIGMPIAVALGLSSVLTILFFSTDSLASLALKAFEATQHYSLLAIPFFILSSAFLSTGGVAKRLIRFAIACVGSIRGGLGIASILACTLFAAVSGSSPATVVAIGSIVISAMVSTGYPQRMAAGMVCTAGTLGILIPPSLVMIVYAAVTEVSVGRLFMAGVIPGLLLALFLIIGAYVMARKHNLPKLPRVSLKELVSATLDAGWGLLLIVIVIGGIYGGVFTPTEAAAVAAVYAFIIAIFVYSDLRMRDVPHVLIDAGKITIMLMFIIMNAMLFSHVLTTERIPQMITESIVGWGLSPWMFLLVVNIILLIGGNFMEPTGLLLITAPILFPISQTLGIDPIHLGIIMVVNMEIGMITPPVGLNLFVTAGITKMTILQVVHATLPWLVILLSFLMLVTYVPAISTFLPNLLFGA, from the coding sequence ATGGCAACAGCATCACTTTTTATTTTACTGCTTTTATTCATGATTATTGGAATGCCGATTGCGGTCGCGTTGGGCTTATCCAGTGTATTAACCATTCTATTTTTTTCAACCGATTCGTTAGCCTCTTTAGCCTTAAAAGCTTTTGAAGCAACGCAACATTATTCTTTATTAGCGATTCCCTTCTTTATTTTATCATCGGCTTTTTTATCAACGGGGGGGGTTGCTAAACGCTTAATTCGTTTTGCGATTGCGTGCGTTGGTTCTATTCGGGGTGGGTTAGGGATTGCTTCTATTTTGGCATGTACTTTATTCGCGGCAGTGTCTGGCTCTTCACCTGCGACAGTGGTGGCGATTGGTTCTATTGTTATCAGTGCAATGGTTTCTACAGGATATCCGCAACGGATGGCGGCGGGCATGGTTTGTACGGCAGGTACATTGGGCATTTTAATTCCGCCTTCGTTGGTCATGATTGTTTATGCAGCGGTAACTGAGGTATCTGTCGGACGCTTGTTTATGGCAGGGGTTATTCCTGGGTTGTTATTAGCGTTGTTTCTGATTATCGGCGCGTATGTAATGGCAAGAAAACATAATTTGCCTAAGTTACCACGTGTTTCATTAAAAGAATTAGTCTCAGCAACCTTAGATGCGGGTTGGGGTTTACTGCTGATTGTGATTGTTATTGGCGGGATTTATGGCGGGGTATTTACGCCGACAGAAGCCGCTGCCGTTGCTGCGGTTTATGCCTTTATCATTGCGATTTTTGTATATTCTGATTTGCGGATGCGTGATGTACCCCATGTGTTAATTGATGCGGGTAAAATCACGATTATGTTGATGTTTATCATTATGAATGCGATGTTATTCTCGCATGTGTTGACTACCGAGCGTATTCCGCAAATGATTACAGAATCGATTGTCGGTTGGGGTTTATCGCCGTGGATGTTCTTGTTAGTTGTGAATATTATTCTGTTGATTGGGGGGAATTTTATGGAACCGACGGGTTTATTATTAATTACCGCGCCGATTTTATTCCCCATTTCGCAAACCTTGGGGATAGACCCAATTCATTTAGGCATTATCATGGTCGTGAATATGGAAATTGGGATGATTACGCCACCTGTGGGGCTTAATCTATTTGTAACGGCAGGCATTACGAAGATGACAATTCTTCAAGTTGTGCACGCTACTTTGCCTTGGTTAGTGATTTTATTATCTTTCTTAATGTTAGTTACTTATGTTCCTGCGATTTCTACATTTTTACCGAATTTATTATTCGGGGCTTAA
- the ftsB gene encoding cell division protein FtsB, protein MWDEQLKQLQAHGLNIALAIVVILLLWVQVHLWFGKGSYREYAQLQERITAQKQENVQLKIRNESLAAEVNDLKNGSEAIEERARAELGMIKQGEVFFQIVK, encoded by the coding sequence ATGTGGGATGAACAATTAAAACAATTACAAGCACATGGTTTAAATATCGCACTTGCCATTGTGGTTATTTTATTACTGTGGGTGCAAGTACATTTATGGTTTGGTAAAGGCAGTTATCGTGAATATGCACAGTTACAAGAAAGAATTACCGCACAAAAACAAGAAAATGTGCAGTTAAAAATTCGCAATGAAAGTTTAGCCGCTGAAGTGAACGATTTAAAGAATGGTTCTGAAGCTATCGAAGAACGAGCACGGGCGGAGTTAGGCATGATTAAGCAGGGGGAGGTTTTTTTCCAAATTGTTAAATAA
- the ispD gene encoding 2-C-methyl-D-erythritol 4-phosphate cytidylyltransferase, which produces MLNNRYWVVIPAAGIGTRMEADCPKQYLSVHDKTILQHTLERFDFPEIAGIVVALAKHDRYWQQLALDLTVPIFTADGGQERYHSVFNGLLTLTGKAHPDDWVLVHDAARPCVRQSDVRRLMQQLATHPVGGLLGIPVRDTLKRTTGENLVTDTVSRENLWHALTPQMFRYGLLYQALEKVILNHEPITDDAQAIEKLGHTPIFIEGHADNIKITRPQDLALAALYLQAIAV; this is translated from the coding sequence TTGTTAAATAATCGCTATTGGGTGGTCATTCCCGCCGCAGGTATCGGCACACGAATGGAAGCGGATTGCCCTAAACAATATTTATCCGTCCATGATAAAACGATTTTACAGCATACGTTAGAACGTTTTGATTTTCCTGAAATAGCTGGCATTGTGGTAGCATTGGCTAAACATGACCGCTATTGGCAACAGTTAGCGTTAGACTTGACCGTACCGATTTTTACCGCTGATGGCGGGCAAGAGCGTTATCACTCTGTTTTTAATGGGCTATTAACCTTAACAGGAAAAGCACACCCTGATGATTGGGTACTGGTTCATGATGCAGCACGCCCTTGTGTGCGACAAAGTGATGTACGACGCTTGATGCAACAGTTAGCAACGCATCCTGTTGGCGGATTATTGGGTATTCCTGTTCGTGATACCTTAAAACGGACGACAGGGGAAAACTTAGTGACTGATACGGTGAGTCGGGAAAATCTCTGGCACGCATTAACCCCGCAAATGTTCCGTTATGGCTTGTTATATCAGGCATTAGAAAAGGTGATTTTGAACCATGAGCCGATTACTGATGATGCACAAGCCATTGAGAAATTAGGACATACCCCAATTTTTATAGAAGGTCATGCGGATAATATTAAAATTACTCGTCCGCAAGATTTAGCCTTAGCCGCCTTGTATTTACAAGCAATTGCTGTGTAG
- a CDS encoding metallophosphoesterase: MIATQSPSVLRIAQITDLHLGSDKHLLHGVDVYRQLSQVLTILEKKPLDLLVLSGDLALNHGEAEAYQWLRDRLANFPAPYVVMAGNHDVVATMGEYFAIQADIQAGELYFSRVIKGLPLLFLDTSSYYLPPQQLAWLRELAVTQPTLLFMHHPPIFCGCTFMDNRYSLKNKAETWAVLQQKTAIQHIFCGHYHTDKVITQAGKQIYLTPSTMLQIAPEPVDFQIAHTRAGWREIVWDGAQLKTWVSFLD; the protein is encoded by the coding sequence ATGATAGCAACTCAATCCCCTTCTGTTTTGCGAATTGCCCAAATTACCGATTTACATCTTGGCAGTGATAAGCATTTGTTGCATGGGGTCGATGTTTATCGGCAATTGTCGCAAGTGCTCACTATTTTAGAAAAAAAGCCCTTAGATTTGTTGGTATTATCGGGCGATTTAGCTTTAAACCATGGCGAGGCTGAGGCTTATCAGTGGTTACGAGATAGACTTGCGAATTTTCCCGCGCCTTATGTGGTGATGGCAGGTAATCATGATGTTGTGGCGACAATGGGAGAATATTTTGCGATTCAAGCGGATATTCAGGCAGGAGAATTATATTTTTCCCGTGTTATAAAAGGCTTGCCCTTATTGTTTTTAGATACTTCCTCTTATTATCTTCCCCCGCAACAGTTAGCATGGTTACGTGAGTTAGCGGTAACTCAACCAACTTTATTATTTATGCACCATCCGCCCATTTTTTGCGGTTGTACTTTTATGGACAATCGTTATTCATTAAAGAATAAGGCAGAAACATGGGCAGTTTTACAGCAAAAAACGGCTATTCAGCATATTTTCTGTGGGCATTATCATACAGATAAGGTCATCACGCAGGCAGGAAAACAGATTTATTTAACCCCATCAACGATGTTGCAAATAGCACCTGAACCTGTAGATTTTCAGATTGCTCACACGCGGGCGGGTTGGCGGGAAATTGTTTGGGATGGCGCACAATTAAAAACTTGGGTTAGTTTTTTAGATTAA